A DNA window from Gemmatimonadaceae bacterium contains the following coding sequences:
- a CDS encoding FAD-binding oxidoreductase — protein MAGLSASDPFAAPHVERPAGFRGVFRTDLLARAVYAEGAGIARCVPRAVAVPADVEDVSHLVRWAKQSGTPLIPRGSGSGMAAGAVGPGVVVDLSRFRDIAPVDVAARRVRVGAGALRGAVNAAAGSAGLRFPVDPSSGAFCTVGGMVAANAAGARTLRFGATRPWVRGLECVFDDGSVAWVHRDQPSPLHVPAVARLVRALEELRALPAAALTHAGVRKESSGYGVAAALAPDGHLVDLLVGSEGTLALFTAVDLALIPTAGGTATVLASFASLEAASACAVAIGAAGATACELLDRTFLDVAARGGSTGVPGDAEAVLLCEVEGEGPGAVGSLLDQLLYICDEHGAMETRKASDPDTEHKLWTLRHAASPILASLAPRLRSMQFIEDGCVPPAAFPDYVRGVRSALRRFEMPGVIFGHAGDAHAHVNPLVDTSAVGWRDRVHGVLQEVCGLTAKLGGTLAGEHGDGRLRAPLLDQVWGLEARAAFAHVKEAGDPSGVLNPGCKVASSGAEPFTMLRHDPEAPALPAAAQALLAEVERTRDWGRYRLAELPA, from the coding sequence ATGGCTGGTCTGTCTGCTTCCGATCCCTTCGCCGCGCCGCACGTGGAGCGCCCGGCGGGCTTTCGCGGTGTCTTCCGTACCGACCTGCTGGCCCGGGCGGTGTACGCGGAAGGCGCCGGCATTGCGCGCTGTGTGCCGCGCGCGGTGGCGGTCCCCGCGGACGTGGAGGATGTGAGCCACCTGGTCCGCTGGGCGAAGCAGTCTGGGACGCCACTCATCCCGCGCGGGTCGGGGAGCGGCATGGCGGCCGGCGCGGTCGGGCCGGGGGTGGTGGTCGATCTGAGTCGGTTCCGCGACATCGCCCCGGTCGACGTCGCCGCACGGCGGGTGCGGGTGGGCGCCGGTGCCCTGCGCGGCGCCGTGAACGCGGCGGCCGGGAGCGCCGGGCTGCGCTTCCCGGTGGATCCCTCGAGCGGCGCGTTCTGCACGGTGGGTGGCATGGTCGCGGCGAATGCCGCCGGCGCCCGCACGCTACGCTTCGGCGCGACACGCCCATGGGTCCGCGGGCTCGAGTGCGTCTTCGATGATGGGTCGGTGGCGTGGGTGCATCGCGACCAACCCTCGCCGCTGCACGTCCCGGCGGTCGCCCGGTTGGTTCGCGCGCTCGAGGAGCTGCGGGCCCTTCCAGCGGCGGCGCTCACCCACGCGGGGGTCCGCAAGGAGTCGAGCGGCTACGGGGTCGCGGCGGCGCTCGCGCCGGACGGCCATCTGGTGGACCTGCTCGTGGGCAGCGAGGGGACGCTGGCGCTCTTCACCGCGGTCGACCTCGCGCTCATCCCCACGGCGGGGGGCACGGCGACGGTGCTGGCGTCCTTTGCCTCGCTCGAGGCGGCGTCGGCCTGTGCGGTCGCGATCGGCGCGGCCGGCGCGACGGCGTGTGAGCTGCTCGACCGGACGTTTCTGGACGTGGCCGCGCGGGGTGGCTCAACGGGGGTGCCGGGGGACGCCGAGGCGGTGCTGCTGTGCGAAGTGGAGGGCGAAGGCCCGGGGGCGGTGGGGTCGCTGCTTGATCAACTGCTGTATATCTGCGACGAACATGGCGCGATGGAGACGCGAAAAGCGAGCGATCCGGACACGGAGCACAAGCTCTGGACGCTCCGCCATGCCGCCAGCCCCATCCTCGCCTCGCTGGCCCCGAGGCTCCGCTCGATGCAGTTCATCGAAGACGGGTGTGTACCGCCGGCCGCGTTCCCCGATTACGTGCGCGGCGTCCGCTCGGCGCTCCGGCGGTTCGAAATGCCGGGGGTGATCTTTGGCCACGCCGGCGACGCCCATGCCCATGTGAACCCGCTGGTGGACACCTCGGCGGTCGGCTGGCGCGACCGGGTGCACGGCGTGCTGCAGGAGGTCTGCGGACTCACGGCGAAGCTCGGTGGGACGCTGGCCGGTGAGCATGGCGATGGGCGGCTGCGCGCCCCCCTGCTTGATCAGGTCTGGGGGCTCGAGGCGCGGGCCGCCTTTGCCCATGTGAAGGAGGCGGGCGACCCGTCGGGAGTGCTGAACCCAGGGTGCAAGGTCGCCAGCTCGGGCGCCGAGCCGTTCACGATGCTGCGCCACGATCCGGAGGCGCCGGCGCTGCCGGCCGCGGCGCAGGCGCTGCTGGCCGAGGTGGAACGGACGCGCGATTGGGGGCGGTATCGACTGGCCGAGCTGCCGGCCTGA
- a CDS encoding nuclear transport factor 2 family protein, producing the protein MSQSTPERAKALVEYVTAGRILDAMQEFYAPDVVMQDNNNPPCVGKDANIEREKGFLAYVKEIHQNVATTVVASGDEAAIHYILDFTAVDGKRMRLDQVALQTWKDGYIVRERFLYDSASAVQV; encoded by the coding sequence ATGAGTCAGAGCACCCCGGAGCGCGCCAAGGCGCTCGTCGAGTACGTCACGGCCGGCCGGATCCTCGACGCGATGCAGGAGTTCTACGCGCCCGACGTCGTCATGCAGGACAACAACAACCCGCCCTGCGTCGGCAAGGACGCGAACATCGAGCGGGAGAAGGGCTTCCTGGCCTACGTGAAGGAAATCCACCAGAACGTGGCCACCACCGTCGTGGCCTCCGGTGATGAGGCGGCGATTCACTACATCCTCGACTTCACCGCCGTCGACGGAAAGCGCATGCGCCTCGATCAGGTCGCGCTGCAGACGTGGAAGGACGGCTACATCGTCCGCGAGCGGTTCCTCTACGACTCAGCGAGCGCCGTCCAGGTCTGA
- a CDS encoding MarR family transcriptional regulator yields the protein MNEPHATSAPASLPSLRDEIKQTRPFRSDAQEAAIALLRTASVVSRRFARVVEPHGLSLAQYNVLRILRGAGPAGLPTLAIRDRMIDEGSTVTRLLDKLEQAGLVTRDRSRPDRRQVLCQITPAGEVLLAKLDPEVDAADEAAVAMLSKPELHTLIELLGAIRNRQA from the coding sequence ATGAACGAGCCCCACGCGACCAGCGCGCCCGCCTCGCTGCCGTCGCTCCGTGACGAGATCAAACAGACCCGCCCCTTCCGCTCGGACGCCCAGGAGGCGGCGATCGCCCTCCTGCGCACCGCCTCCGTGGTGTCGCGACGCTTTGCCCGCGTGGTCGAGCCCCACGGGCTGAGCCTCGCCCAATACAACGTGCTGCGCATTCTCCGCGGCGCCGGCCCAGCCGGGCTCCCGACCCTCGCGATCCGCGATCGCATGATCGACGAGGGCTCCACGGTCACCCGGTTGCTGGACAAGCTTGAGCAGGCCGGGCTCGTCACGCGCGACCGGAGCCGCCCCGACCGACGACAGGTCCTCTGCCAGATCACCCCGGCGGGCGAGGTCCTCCTGGCCAAGCTCGACCCCGAGGTCGATGCGGCCGACGAGGCGGCGGTCGCCATGCTCAGCAAGCCGGAACTGCACACGCTGATCGAGCTGCTGGGGGCGATCCGGAACCGGCAGGCCTAA
- the thyX gene encoding FAD-dependent thymidylate synthase codes for MPLSDAAILREPTVTVLARPQFAEPAHLPVQWIGESTDGERLAEFAGRLCYMSQKNPAGRTTRDYLENIKKQGHGSVLEHATYSLLLEGISRSLTHELVRHRAGFAYSQLSQRYVDESEAQFVMPPAMIGDEPLEAAWRAQVESAQASYVALVDSLMTRYAWVDDKVHRRKMAREAARGVLPNSTETKIVVTGNARAWRTMLELRSSEAAELEIRRMAVAVLRVLQAEAPAFFSDFEIYTAGDRREAARISYHKV; via the coding sequence ATGCCGCTCTCCGACGCCGCGATTCTTCGTGAACCCACGGTCACTGTGCTGGCCCGCCCGCAGTTTGCCGAGCCCGCCCACCTGCCCGTGCAGTGGATTGGTGAGAGCACGGACGGTGAGCGGCTCGCGGAGTTTGCCGGGCGACTCTGCTACATGAGTCAGAAGAATCCGGCCGGGCGCACGACGCGCGACTATCTCGAGAACATCAAGAAGCAGGGCCACGGCAGCGTGCTGGAGCACGCGACCTACTCGCTGTTGCTCGAGGGGATCAGCCGCTCGCTGACGCATGAACTCGTGCGCCACCGCGCCGGCTTCGCCTATTCCCAGCTCTCGCAGCGCTACGTGGACGAGAGCGAGGCGCAGTTCGTGATGCCACCGGCGATGATCGGCGACGAACCGCTCGAGGCGGCATGGCGCGCGCAGGTGGAATCGGCACAGGCGAGTTATGTGGCGCTCGTGGACAGCCTGATGACGCGGTATGCGTGGGTGGACGACAAGGTGCACCGCCGCAAGATGGCCCGCGAAGCGGCGCGCGGCGTGCTCCCCAACAGCACCGAAACCAAGATCGTCGTGACCGGCAACGCGCGGGCGTGGCGCACCATGCTCGAACTGCGCTCGAGCGAGGCGGCCGAGCTCGAGATTCGCCGCATGGCCGTGGCCGTGCTGCGGGTGCTGCAGGCGGAAGCGCCGGCGTTCTTCAGCGACTTCGAGATCTACACGGCGGGTGATCGCCGTGAGGCCGCGCGCATTTCGTATCACAAGGTCTGA
- a CDS encoding DUF4900 domain-containing protein: protein MPSRTRPVHRPTTPARRVRRGMALVTVLIVSVVGITLALASSMLVMGNTLVQNASERTAMLDDAALSGLEEARDRLNARLDSVPLTGYATLESNVAIANSNGIRRTTWVGRIGNADSLGNAGEFGVQAEILSRVVDAAGNAAVRRALVYQTSFARYAYFTDDGNSASGGILWFANGWTAQGPFHSNDSIYIFSGSPPQAIFKDVVTTARGVYNAGNAQWDKGPAQRVAPIDMPGTADLNILKSIAQKAGYVFTPSVVVGDSATVTMRIEFVAVDADGDGTTTGPDDGYFRVYQSRATNPYGHGWTAARTQVPPAGVTGTQDSALYSPNCGVTTTVAGLTAVPTTFRRIPEVAGSGYRTKMINKQTAFDNASARCFLGGDPRLNPTGVFTPTDSGGSWLPRTAGTVPPLVAARPDGAYLWPLSPTYNPVFRGAIFVEGRVGVSGVVRGRVTLATRNNLVVLSDVTNATSPATTTGSCRADDDILGLFSGENVLWADNMIQSPQQRRDNSNASWLLPRKDFSASTNRPDMNVHAVIMALRSIGTEDPVPPTGLSTAYWVDRGTIRQIGGRIQSRAGQGGTISGSARHGYVSDISFNRCAMSFPPPYFPTTGRWTLSQFFEVDPQGFNIADWFARR from the coding sequence GTGCCCTCCCGCACGCGGCCGGTGCACCGGCCGACGACGCCCGCTCGCCGCGTGCGGCGCGGGATGGCGCTCGTCACGGTGCTGATCGTGAGCGTGGTCGGCATTACCCTTGCGCTGGCGTCGTCGATGCTGGTCATGGGGAACACGTTGGTGCAGAACGCCAGCGAGCGCACCGCCATGCTCGACGACGCGGCGTTGAGCGGTCTGGAAGAGGCGCGTGATCGCCTCAACGCCCGGCTCGACTCGGTGCCCCTGACCGGCTACGCCACGCTCGAGAGCAACGTGGCCATCGCCAACAGCAACGGCATCCGGCGGACCACTTGGGTCGGGCGCATCGGGAACGCCGATTCGCTGGGCAACGCCGGCGAGTTCGGGGTGCAGGCCGAGATCCTCTCGCGGGTGGTCGACGCCGCCGGTAATGCGGCGGTGCGACGCGCGCTCGTCTATCAGACCTCCTTCGCGCGCTATGCCTACTTCACCGACGACGGCAACAGCGCGAGTGGTGGCATTCTCTGGTTCGCGAATGGATGGACCGCCCAGGGGCCGTTCCACTCGAACGACTCGATTTACATCTTCAGCGGCTCGCCGCCGCAGGCCATCTTCAAGGACGTGGTCACGACCGCGCGCGGCGTCTACAACGCCGGCAACGCGCAGTGGGACAAGGGGCCAGCGCAACGGGTCGCGCCGATCGACATGCCCGGCACGGCCGACCTGAACATCCTCAAGAGCATTGCCCAGAAGGCGGGCTACGTGTTCACGCCCAGCGTCGTGGTGGGCGACAGCGCCACGGTGACCATGCGTATCGAGTTCGTGGCCGTGGATGCCGACGGGGATGGCACGACCACTGGTCCCGATGACGGCTACTTCCGGGTGTACCAATCGCGAGCCACGAATCCGTACGGGCACGGATGGACGGCGGCGCGCACGCAGGTCCCGCCGGCGGGCGTGACCGGCACGCAGGATAGCGCGCTGTACTCGCCGAACTGCGGCGTGACCACCACGGTGGCGGGGCTCACGGCGGTGCCGACGACCTTCCGACGGATCCCGGAGGTGGCGGGCAGTGGCTATCGCACGAAGATGATCAACAAGCAGACTGCCTTCGACAACGCGAGCGCGCGCTGCTTTCTCGGCGGCGATCCGCGGCTGAATCCGACGGGAGTGTTCACCCCTACCGATTCGGGAGGCAGTTGGCTGCCTCGGACGGCGGGGACGGTACCACCGCTGGTCGCCGCTCGACCCGATGGCGCGTATCTCTGGCCGCTCAGTCCGACCTATAACCCCGTGTTTCGCGGCGCGATTTTCGTGGAAGGTCGCGTGGGGGTCAGCGGAGTGGTGCGTGGGCGCGTCACCCTCGCCACCCGCAACAACCTCGTCGTGTTATCCGATGTGACCAACGCGACGAGCCCGGCAACGACCACCGGATCCTGCCGGGCCGACGATGATATTCTCGGTCTCTTCAGCGGCGAGAATGTGCTGTGGGCCGACAACATGATTCAGAGTCCGCAGCAGCGCCGTGACAACAGCAATGCGTCCTGGCTGCTGCCTCGCAAGGACTTCAGCGCCTCGACCAATCGCCCCGACATGAACGTGCACGCGGTGATCATGGCCCTGCGCTCGATCGGGACCGAGGACCCGGTGCCGCCCACCGGCCTGTCCACGGCGTACTGGGTGGACCGAGGCACCATTCGGCAGATCGGCGGGCGCATCCAGAGCCGCGCCGGCCAAGGTGGCACGATCAGCGGCTCGGCGCGCCACGGCTACGTCTCGGACATTTCGTTCAACCGCTGCGCGATGAGCTTTCCGCCGCCGTACTTCCCCACCACGGGGCGCTGGACACTCAGTCAGTTCTTCGAGGTGGATCCGCAGGGCTTCAACATCGCGGACTGGTTCGCGCGGCGCTGA
- a CDS encoding prepilin-type N-terminal cleavage/methylation domain-containing protein: MTPRLPARRRGMSLLEVLISITIFGVVFAGAINFVVAQSRSFRLLADRNNAVQSGRFGRDLLRTELRTAGTNVGDVQPIIVLANDSALAFNADLTTTNKDSVALTGAVYVDRYAEAGTTTAIRVSNAIAVPGSRPALTYPLQDYSQSPSVFINSDAELLSYWFAPDTTAGPGKYALYRRVNDAPPEVIATGISKATNRTFFRFFYDPSRYGVVNASLDTVPRGWLPLTKSVAQRGTGADTGTAITTRVDALRAVEVNYEVTPARGGTRETVRYVIPLPNVANARQSRACGRVPLAPSAPTVTWRADSSFVQLVIPKATDDGGGEKDVIRYVIWRQQNGATGWGEPITTVAANQAATYTIRDTGWPIRPASYRYALAVQDCTPNVSALAISAFVNVP, encoded by the coding sequence ATGACCCCCCGCCTGCCCGCGCGCCGTCGCGGCATGTCCCTGCTCGAGGTGCTCATCTCGATCACGATCTTCGGCGTCGTGTTTGCGGGCGCGATCAATTTCGTGGTCGCCCAGTCCCGCAGCTTTCGCCTGCTGGCCGACCGCAACAACGCGGTCCAAAGCGGGCGCTTTGGGCGCGATCTGCTGCGCACCGAGTTGCGCACCGCCGGCACGAATGTGGGCGATGTGCAGCCCATCATTGTCCTGGCCAACGACAGCGCGCTGGCGTTCAACGCCGATCTGACGACCACCAACAAAGACTCGGTTGCCCTGACCGGCGCCGTGTATGTGGATCGCTACGCCGAGGCCGGCACCACCACCGCCATTCGCGTCAGCAATGCCATTGCGGTACCCGGATCGCGACCGGCGCTGACGTATCCGCTGCAGGATTACTCCCAGTCGCCCAGCGTGTTCATCAATAGCGACGCCGAGCTGTTGAGCTACTGGTTTGCCCCGGATACGACGGCGGGACCCGGCAAGTACGCGCTCTATCGGCGCGTGAACGACGCGCCCCCCGAGGTGATCGCCACCGGCATCAGCAAAGCCACGAACCGGACCTTCTTCCGTTTCTTCTACGATCCGTCGCGCTATGGGGTCGTGAACGCGAGCCTCGACACGGTGCCGCGGGGCTGGTTGCCGCTCACCAAGAGCGTCGCCCAGCGCGGCACCGGCGCCGACACAGGAACCGCCATCACCACGCGCGTCGATGCGCTCCGCGCAGTGGAAGTGAACTATGAGGTCACGCCGGCCCGCGGCGGTACGCGCGAAACGGTCCGCTATGTGATTCCGCTGCCCAATGTCGCCAACGCGCGGCAGTCGCGGGCGTGTGGGCGCGTCCCCTTGGCGCCCAGCGCACCCACGGTGACCTGGCGTGCCGATTCGAGTTTCGTGCAGCTCGTCATTCCCAAGGCGACCGACGACGGCGGTGGCGAGAAGGATGTCATTCGCTACGTCATCTGGCGGCAGCAGAACGGGGCCACTGGGTGGGGGGAACCGATCACCACGGTCGCCGCCAATCAGGCCGCCACGTACACCATTCGCGATACCGGATGGCCCATCCGACCCGCGTCCTATCGGTACGCGCTCGCGGTGCAGGACTGCACCCCGAACGTCTCCGCGCTGGCCATCTCGGCGTTCGTCAACGTGCCATGA
- a CDS encoding prepilin-type N-terminal cleavage/methylation domain-containing protein, whose amino-acid sequence MTPRRGFTLIETIIALTILSGLLLAMGMGTTNMQRSIGASNIRTRAFARADVQIGLARGWPTWSTLDLLAGASYNGTQDGLVTTTTVTTDTTNRRRLKRIAVTVTAVQAGALATPVRRTISVSAP is encoded by the coding sequence ATGACCCCGCGTCGCGGCTTCACGCTCATCGAAACCATCATCGCGCTCACCATCCTCTCCGGCCTGCTCCTGGCCATGGGGATGGGCACCACGAACATGCAGCGCAGCATCGGCGCCTCGAACATCCGGACGCGCGCCTTTGCCCGCGCGGACGTGCAGATCGGCCTGGCGCGCGGATGGCCGACGTGGTCCACGCTCGACCTGCTTGCAGGGGCGTCCTACAACGGCACGCAAGACGGTCTGGTGACCACCACCACCGTGACGACCGATACGACCAATCGGCGGCGTCTCAAGCGCATCGCGGTTACCGTGACGGCCGTGCAGGCCGGTGCGCTGGCGACGCCGGTGCGCCGCACCATCTCGGTGTCCGCGCCATGA
- a CDS encoding GspH/FimT family pseudopilin, with the protein MRRAFTLIELLIVIVMIAVLSGLALPRLRVERSQVDGAARTITSAMLAARSDAIARGHNVLIVFDTAARIVRTVWDANNNLQIDANEKTRPALLGERVAFARGAGIPSFNGATAQFPTLQSIGGRPALVIQRNGALDRAGTLYLTSRRGQAGGPFVDSRALRLDRATGRATVFLYANTGWRLQ; encoded by the coding sequence ATGCGTCGCGCCTTCACGCTCATCGAGCTCCTCATTGTGATCGTCATGATCGCCGTCCTCTCCGGCCTCGCCCTGCCGCGCCTGCGGGTCGAGCGGTCGCAGGTCGACGGAGCCGCGCGCACGATCACGAGCGCCATGCTCGCGGCCCGCTCGGATGCCATCGCGCGTGGGCACAACGTGCTGATCGTCTTCGATACCGCCGCGCGGATCGTGCGCACCGTGTGGGATGCGAATAACAATCTCCAGATCGACGCGAACGAGAAGACGCGCCCCGCCTTGCTCGGCGAGCGGGTGGCGTTTGCGCGCGGCGCCGGCATTCCCTCGTTCAACGGTGCCACCGCCCAGTTTCCGACGCTCCAGTCGATCGGTGGCAGGCCAGCGTTGGTCATCCAGCGCAATGGGGCGCTCGATCGCGCCGGGACGCTTTACCTCACCTCGCGCCGTGGACAGGCCGGCGGACCGTTCGTGGATTCGCGGGCGCTGCGCCTCGATCGGGCCACCGGGCGGGCTACCGTGTTTCTCTACGCGAACACCGGATGGCGGCTGCAATGA
- a CDS encoding prepilin-type N-terminal cleavage/methylation domain-containing protein, producing the protein MRLSRSHAARPTGARSRRGFTLPELMVTIVILGLLGTAVADMMLKQQRFYQRTNEEMLVRRNLRKALAMLPTELQGVSTPGGDISAFSTSAITFHSILGSSLVCAKGSSTQIDVPPVNTARTTTSSWYTLPAVGDTLYALRNDSSGVDGDYWSAHRITAVASSSAYRPTATYTDATLDAGKLRYRFTVTPALPDSVVPGSALRFVRSARYSLTQATSGNWYINRTEQVGGAWQASVPVAGPFVAPGLNGSGGMVFAYYDSTGAVTATAARIARVDVVLRALGGSSSGTSGLGVSSAGVRDSMSIGIAIRNRR; encoded by the coding sequence ATGCGTCTGAGCCGCTCGCACGCCGCGCGCCCTACTGGGGCACGATCCCGCCGGGGCTTCACGCTCCCGGAGCTCATGGTCACCATCGTGATCCTCGGGCTCCTCGGGACGGCCGTCGCCGACATGATGCTCAAGCAGCAGCGCTTCTATCAGCGCACGAACGAGGAGATGCTCGTGCGCCGCAACCTGCGCAAAGCGCTGGCGATGCTCCCCACCGAACTGCAGGGCGTGTCCACGCCCGGTGGCGACATCAGCGCGTTCTCCACGAGTGCGATCACCTTCCACAGCATTCTTGGCTCATCGCTCGTGTGCGCGAAGGGGAGTTCCACGCAGATCGACGTGCCCCCGGTGAACACGGCGCGCACGACGACGTCGAGCTGGTACACGCTCCCCGCCGTTGGCGATACGCTGTACGCGCTGCGCAACGACTCGTCGGGCGTGGACGGGGACTACTGGTCGGCGCACCGCATCACGGCGGTGGCGTCGAGCAGCGCGTACCGCCCCACCGCGACGTACACCGATGCCACACTGGATGCCGGCAAGCTGCGCTATCGCTTCACCGTCACGCCGGCGCTTCCCGATTCCGTGGTGCCGGGGTCGGCCCTGCGCTTCGTGCGCAGCGCGCGCTACTCGCTGACGCAGGCGACGTCGGGGAACTGGTACATCAACCGCACCGAGCAGGTGGGTGGCGCCTGGCAGGCGAGTGTCCCGGTGGCCGGTCCCTTCGTGGCACCAGGGCTCAACGGCTCGGGAGGGATGGTGTTCGCCTACTACGACTCCACCGGCGCCGTGACCGCGACGGCGGCCCGCATCGCGCGCGTCGATGTCGTGCTGCGCGCCCTCGGCGGGAGCAGCTCCGGCACCAGCGGCCTCGGTGTGTCGAGTGCGGGCGTCCGCGACTCGATGTCTATTGGTATTGCCATCCGGAACCGTCGATGA
- a CDS encoding elongation factor G, translating into MRDYDSAGIRNVAVVGHGGSGKTSLVDALCFAAGSGKRHGTIREGTTLTDHLPEEVERGYSISLGCAYAEWQDSKVNFIDTPGSLDFQGDAMAGLAAADGALCVIGAASGVEVGTERMFRAAVAKQDPVLFVVSMMDKEHANFDRIYQQIKDRLTSKVIPVEIPCGEGAAFKGVINLFTQRAYMYTSGTKGEYVETDIPAECQEAFTRYRQELIEAISATDDALLERYLEGQEIERDDAIHGMKDAMARLDLFPLFCVSAENMIGVRALLTELVQLMPNAYEMEEIHALTGAEGHETVQLHAKDDGPFAALVFKTLAEPHVGDVSYFRVLSGKVVNGQDVFNATRDGIEKLGHLSVPLGRERVEVNVLHAGDIGCVAKLRNTHTNDTLSTREHPVRLPAIAFPDSVVHFAIHASVRGEEDKLQQGLHRLHDEDPTFTVQYNTETHETLVGGMGERHLDVCMAILKRKFGVQAELGKPRIAFRETITAKAEGQGRHKKQSGGRGQFGDCWIRMSPMPRGEGYLFEDKIVGGVIPSKYIPAVDRGVQEAAARGVLAGFPLVDFRVEVYDGSTHSVDSNEMSFKMAGILAFKGVASKCRPVLLEPLDHLEITVPDAFLGDVMGDLSGRRGSILGTDTNGDRTVIRAVVPQSELHLYATQLFSLTHGFGTFVRRFSGYEQVPHDAAQKIIAEHAREMEESNA; encoded by the coding sequence ATGCGGGACTACGACTCCGCCGGCATCAGAAACGTCGCCGTGGTTGGCCACGGCGGCAGCGGCAAGACCAGCCTCGTCGATGCACTCTGTTTCGCTGCCGGCTCCGGCAAACGCCACGGCACCATTCGCGAAGGCACCACCCTCACCGATCACCTCCCCGAGGAAGTCGAGCGCGGCTACTCCATCAGCCTGGGCTGCGCGTACGCCGAATGGCAGGACAGCAAGGTCAACTTCATTGACACCCCGGGCTCGCTCGACTTTCAGGGCGATGCCATGGCGGGATTGGCCGCGGCCGATGGCGCGCTGTGCGTGATCGGGGCCGCGAGCGGCGTCGAAGTCGGCACCGAACGGATGTTCCGCGCCGCCGTCGCCAAGCAGGACCCTGTGCTTTTCGTCGTCTCGATGATGGACAAGGAGCACGCGAACTTCGATCGCATCTACCAGCAGATCAAGGACCGGCTGACCAGCAAGGTCATCCCCGTCGAGATTCCCTGCGGCGAGGGCGCTGCCTTCAAGGGCGTGATCAATCTCTTCACGCAGCGCGCGTACATGTATACGAGCGGCACCAAGGGCGAGTATGTCGAGACCGACATCCCCGCCGAGTGCCAGGAGGCGTTCACGCGCTACCGGCAGGAGCTCATCGAAGCCATCTCCGCCACCGACGATGCGCTGCTCGAGCGCTATCTCGAGGGGCAGGAAATCGAGCGCGACGACGCTATCCACGGCATGAAGGACGCCATGGCGCGCCTCGACCTGTTCCCGCTCTTCTGCGTCTCGGCCGAAAACATGATCGGGGTGCGCGCGCTCCTCACCGAGCTCGTGCAGCTGATGCCCAATGCCTACGAGATGGAGGAGATCCACGCCCTCACCGGCGCCGAAGGGCATGAGACGGTGCAGCTGCACGCCAAGGATGACGGGCCGTTCGCCGCGCTGGTCTTCAAGACGCTCGCCGAACCGCACGTCGGCGATGTGAGCTATTTCCGCGTGCTGTCGGGCAAGGTCGTCAACGGGCAGGATGTGTTCAACGCCACCCGCGACGGCATCGAAAAGCTGGGGCACCTCTCCGTGCCGCTCGGCCGCGAGCGCGTGGAAGTGAACGTGCTCCACGCCGGCGACATCGGCTGCGTGGCCAAGCTGCGCAATACACACACCAACGATACGCTCTCCACGCGGGAGCATCCGGTGCGGTTGCCGGCGATCGCCTTCCCCGACAGCGTGGTGCACTTCGCGATTCACGCGTCGGTGCGCGGCGAAGAAGACAAGCTCCAGCAGGGGCTCCACCGGCTGCACGACGAAGATCCCACCTTCACCGTGCAGTACAACACCGAGACGCACGAAACGCTCGTCGGCGGCATGGGTGAGCGGCACCTCGACGTCTGCATGGCGATTCTCAAGCGCAAGTTCGGCGTGCAGGCCGAGCTTGGGAAACCGCGCATCGCCTTCCGCGAAACGATCACCGCCAAGGCCGAAGGGCAGGGGCGGCACAAGAAGCAGTCGGGTGGGCGTGGGCAGTTCGGTGACTGCTGGATCCGCATGAGCCCCATGCCGCGCGGCGAAGGCTATCTGTTCGAAGACAAGATCGTGGGCGGCGTGATTCCATCGAAGTACATCCCGGCCGTCGATCGCGGCGTACAGGAAGCTGCGGCACGCGGCGTGCTGGCCGGCTTCCCGCTCGTGGACTTCCGCGTTGAGGTGTACGACGGCTCCACGCACTCGGTGGACTCGAACGAAATGTCGTTCAAGATGGCCGGCATCCTCGCGTTCAAGGGCGTGGCGAGCAAGTGCCGTCCGGTGCTGCTCGAGCCGCTCGATCACCTCGAGATCACGGTCCCCGATGCCTTCCTTGGCGACGTGATGGGCGATCTCTCCGGCCGTCGCGGCAGCATCCTCGGCACCGACACTAACGGCGACCGCACCGTGATCCGCGCCGTGGTGCCGCAAAGCGAGCTGCACCTCTACGCCACGCAGCTCTTCTCACTCACGCACGGCTTCGGCACGTTCGTGCGCCGCTTCAGTGGCTACGAACAGGTCCCGCACGACGCCGCGCAGAAGATCATCGCGGAGCACGCCCGCGAGATGGAGGAAAGCAACGCCTAG